From a single Vibrio sp. BS-M-Sm-2 genomic region:
- a CDS encoding histidine kinase sensor domain-containing protein, with the protein MSAKLVRCPEFIAKRKDGLTFQLFSYLTVILVSILILQGVAERALMKALLKVPESVKAEMLDLAYQANVLIEDGDMDELADWGNAQQYYLFVIDEDNRPITHRNMHPHFEFKLKYLRSLDHQLSDRVSKPIFGLPLNNGNTLVIQLPHQFHPAKSFAPYSYMIKALIALVVLSLFSIIMAKSLQQPLDRLREASRRLAQGDFTVSVVSELNSTTREFNELAHDFDHMTFEIKSLAEKQRRLIRDVSHELRTPLARQNLALHLLRNKVDEKSLGLLERMENETEEMNKLVGEILEFSRLETSRYDSKLTLMHLEHYCSMLIAQMQSDLKTNQTLIGDLDTPTSMVNIDERLLLRVIGNLVGNAIKYAGDSAHVVVTTYEQVIDKRYSVISVEDDGDGIPDNKIAGIFDPFTRIESARDKQSGGYGLGLAIVKEAMGVMNGHVTAENREGGGLRVNLMFPIDD; encoded by the coding sequence TAGCTATCTCACGGTTATCTTAGTCAGTATCTTGATCCTTCAAGGCGTCGCTGAAAGAGCGTTGATGAAAGCTCTGCTAAAAGTCCCTGAGTCCGTTAAAGCTGAAATGTTGGATCTTGCTTATCAAGCGAATGTGTTGATCGAAGATGGAGACATGGATGAACTCGCGGATTGGGGTAATGCTCAACAGTATTATCTGTTCGTTATCGATGAAGATAATCGACCGATCACGCACCGTAACATGCATCCGCATTTTGAATTCAAATTGAAGTACTTGCGCAGCTTAGATCATCAACTGAGTGATCGTGTTAGTAAGCCTATATTCGGCCTACCTCTGAATAATGGCAACACGCTCGTAATTCAACTACCGCACCAGTTCCATCCGGCTAAATCCTTTGCTCCATACTCCTATATGATCAAAGCTTTGATTGCTCTAGTCGTATTATCGCTGTTCTCAATTATTATGGCGAAGAGCTTGCAACAACCGCTGGATAGATTGAGGGAGGCTAGCCGCAGACTTGCTCAAGGTGACTTTACTGTCAGTGTGGTTTCGGAGTTAAACTCCACGACGCGCGAGTTCAACGAACTAGCGCATGATTTTGATCATATGACATTTGAGATCAAGTCTCTGGCAGAAAAGCAGCGTCGACTGATTCGTGATGTATCACATGAGCTGAGAACACCATTAGCAAGGCAAAACCTCGCATTACACTTACTACGCAATAAGGTGGATGAGAAAAGCTTAGGATTGCTTGAACGGATGGAAAATGAGACAGAAGAGATGAATAAGCTGGTGGGTGAGATACTTGAGTTCAGCCGACTAGAAACGTCTCGCTACGACTCTAAGTTAACGCTAATGCATCTTGAGCACTACTGTTCGATGCTGATTGCCCAAATGCAAAGTGATTTAAAAACCAATCAAACTTTAATCGGAGATTTAGATACTCCGACTTCAATGGTAAATATTGATGAGCGACTGTTGCTAAGGGTTATCGGCAATTTGGTGGGTAACGCCATTAAATACGCTGGTGATAGTGCGCATGTTGTCGTCACTACATATGAACAGGTCATAGACAAACGTTACAGCGTCATATCTGTAGAAGATGACGGAGATGGTATTCCTGATAACAAAATAGCAGGGATTTTCGATCCCTTTACACGAATTGAGTCAGCCCGTGATAAACAGTCTGGTGGTTATGGTCTTGGGCTTGCGATTGTTAAAGAAGCAATGGGTGTGATGAATGGGCACGTTACTGCTGAGAATAGAGAAGGTGGGGGACTCAGGGTCAATCTTATGTTCCCAATCGACGATTAA